Proteins encoded together in one bacterium window:
- a CDS encoding amidohydrolase, with translation MIIDFHAHTWARDDAEEMMAREAQRHGVDRICISGLASWLPDLDEVKSLNDRVYRATRDYPDLYLPFVYLNPLHGRAAMDELERGLDQGAVGIKLWISCWIDHPAVAPILERAIAINMVVLQHSWHKITGNYPGESDPVCIANLARRYPELKLVMAHVGGDWRYGLRAVRDVPNIAADTSGSMTDNGLVEAWVDAVGAERLIWGTDMPGADLLLTLSKVRDANISDEAKTLVLGGNAQRLLGL, from the coding sequence ATGATCATTGACTTCCATGCCCACACCTGGGCGCGTGACGATGCTGAGGAGATGATGGCCCGCGAGGCCCAGCGCCACGGCGTGGACCGCATCTGCATCAGCGGCCTGGCCTCCTGGCTGCCCGACCTCGACGAGGTGAAGAGCCTCAACGACCGGGTCTACAGGGCCACCCGTGACTACCCGGACCTTTACCTCCCCTTCGTGTACCTGAACCCGCTGCACGGGCGGGCGGCGATGGACGAGCTGGAGCGCGGCCTGGACCAGGGCGCGGTCGGCATCAAGCTGTGGATCAGTTGCTGGATAGACCACCCCGCCGTGGCGCCGATCCTCGAACGAGCCATCGCCATCAACATGGTCGTGCTGCAGCACTCGTGGCACAAGATCACCGGAAACTACCCCGGCGAAAGCGATCCGGTGTGCATCGCCAACCTGGCGCGTCGGTACCCGGAGCTGAAGCTGGTCATGGCTCATGTCGGGGGCGATTGGCGCTATGGCCTGCGGGCCGTGCGCGACGTGCCCAACATCGCCGCCGACACGAGCGGCTCGATGACGGACAACGGGCTGGTGGAGGCGTGGGTGGACGCGGTAGGGGCCGAGCGGCTCATCTGGGGCACGGACATGCCGGGGGCGGACCTGCTGCTGACGCTGTCGAAGGTCCGCGACGCGAACATCAGCGACGAGGCGAAGACCCTGGTCCTCGGCGGGAACGCACAACGACTCCTGGGATTGTGA